A genomic stretch from Phycisphaerae bacterium includes:
- the murQ gene encoding N-acetylmuramic acid 6-phosphate etherase, translating to MQDRSKLTTERRNPRSRDIDRRSTLEIVDLINAEDAKVATAVAKQRRQIAAAVDLIVERFKRGGRLFYVGAGTSGRLGVLDASECPPTFGTDPKMVQGIIAGGRRALVRAAEGAEDRPEDGAAAVDKKKIRAADTLVGIAACGLTPYVRGAMDRARQLGAATVFVTCAPEIRKQVKVDVVISPKVGPEIVTGSTRMKAGTATKLVLNTLTTTAMIKLGKVYGNLMVDLRATNEKLRERSERIVMTLTGLSRPEARTLIDRAEGRVKAALVMHGRNVGLDEARRILDESDGSLRKALADRRL from the coding sequence ATGCAGGATCGATCGAAACTGACGACCGAACGGCGCAACCCTCGCAGCCGGGATATCGACCGGCGTTCGACGCTGGAGATCGTGGACCTGATCAACGCGGAGGACGCCAAGGTGGCAACGGCCGTGGCCAAACAGCGACGACAGATCGCCGCGGCGGTCGATCTGATCGTCGAACGCTTCAAACGTGGCGGCCGGTTGTTCTACGTTGGGGCCGGCACCAGCGGACGGCTGGGCGTGCTGGACGCGTCCGAATGCCCGCCAACGTTCGGAACCGATCCGAAGATGGTGCAAGGGATCATCGCGGGCGGGCGAAGGGCCCTGGTCCGTGCGGCTGAAGGGGCTGAGGACCGGCCCGAAGACGGAGCTGCCGCGGTGGACAAGAAAAAGATCAGGGCTGCTGATACGCTGGTGGGCATCGCCGCCTGCGGACTGACGCCGTACGTGCGCGGGGCGATGGACCGGGCCCGCCAACTCGGGGCCGCCACGGTGTTTGTCACCTGCGCGCCGGAGATTCGCAAGCAGGTCAAGGTCGACGTGGTGATCAGCCCGAAAGTCGGGCCGGAGATCGTCACCGGCTCGACCCGCATGAAGGCCGGCACGGCGACCAAACTCGTTTTGAACACGTTGACCACCACCGCGATGATCAAGCTGGGCAAGGTCTACGGCAACCTGATGGTCGATCTGCGGGCCACCAACGAAAAGCTTCGCGAGCGATCGGAGCGGATTGTCATGACGTTAACCGGCCTGTCGCGTCCGGAGGCCCGCACGCTGATCGACCGGGCGGAAGGCCGGGTCAAAGCGGCGCTGGTGATGCACGGCCGGAACGTCGGCCTGGACGAGGCCCGGCGCATCCTCGACGAATCCGACGGGTCGCTGCGGAAAGCGTTGGCTGATCGGCGGTTGTGA